The following are encoded together in the Gouania willdenowi chromosome 14, fGouWil2.1, whole genome shotgun sequence genome:
- the LOC114475418 gene encoding putative P2Y purinoceptor 10: protein MELWNTTWTKARPVLLLSNCSVDTSYRYTFYQVTYTITFLVGVVTNGVALRWLCRSPMNSTAVYMVSLSTADLFFVMSLPLRIYYYHQKAGGPGGGSWTTGAVYCQLTFILKYISLYGGIFFLVCIAVDRYFAVVHPLASALRRLRAAQAVSAGIWCLVLALSVSLPLLQSAASRQSQPCMLDPSSRRHRTIILVALGLVMGAFLLPALLLLYSYCKVLSVLRQPRRGRRRTLRIIYWVLGVFLLCFLPYHVNLLGYTLAQVEVLPYCGLARVTKAAHPVVLSLASFNCCLNPLVYYFSSSLVHRDRPPSGTSGSQSLKS, encoded by the coding sequence ATGGAGCTGTGGAACACAACATGGACCAAGGCCCGTCCTGTGCTCCTCCTCTCTAACTGTTCTGTGGACACCAGCTACCGCTACACCTTCTACCAGGTAACCTACACCATCACATTCCTGGTGGGCGTGGTCACCAACGGTGTGGCGCTGCGCTGGCTCTGTCGGTCTCCCATGAACAGCACCGCCGTGTACATGGTCAGCCTGTCCACGGCCGACCTGTTCTTCGTCATGTCCCTCCCTCTCAGGATCTACTACTACCATCAGAAGGCCGGGGGCCCCGGCGGCGGCTCCTGGACAACGGGCGCCGTGTACTGCCAGCTCACCTTCATCCTGAAGTACATCAGCCTGTACGGGGGCATCTTCTTCCTGGTCTGCATTGCCGTGGACCGGTACTTTGCGGTGGTGCACCCGCTGGCGTCCGCGCTGCGGCGGCTGCGTGCGGCGCAGGCAGTGAGCGCGGGGATCTGGTGCTTGGTGCTAGCGCTCAGCGTCAGTCTGCCTCTGCTGCAATCGGCCGCCTCCCGTCAGTCCCAGCCGTGTATGTTGGACCCGTCGTCGCGGCGCCACCGCACCATCATCCTGGTAGCCCTGGGACTGGTGATGGGGGCGTTCCTCCTGCCGGCGCTGCTGCTGCTCTACAGCTATTGCAAGGTGCTGAGTGTGCTACGCCAGCCGCGCCGCGGGCGCCGCCGCACGCTGAGGATCATCTACTGGGTGCTGGGGGTGTTCCTGCTCTGCTTCCTACCCTACCACGTCAACCTGCTGGGCTACACGCTGGCCCAGGTGGAGGTGTTGCCGTACTGCGGCCTCGCTAGGGTCACCAAGGCCGCCCATCCCGTGGTGCTGTCCCTCGCCAGCTTCAACTGCTGCCTCAACCCGCTGGTCTACTACTTCTCCAGCAGCCTCGTGCACAGGGACAGACCCCCCAGTGGAACCAGTGGCAGCCAATCACTGAAGTCCTGA